From the Agromyces laixinhei genome, the window AGGCCATCCTCACCTCGGCGGCGACGCTCTTCGCACAGCGAGGGTACGCCGGTGTCACCATCGAAGACCTCGGCGCAGCGGTCGGCGTGAGCGGTCCGGCCGTGTACCGTCACTTCCCGGGCAAGGCCGCGGTGCTCGCCGCGATCCTCGAGGGCGCGAGCCGCGCACTTCTCGACGGCGCCGAACGAGTCATCGGCGCGGCATCCGACCCGAACTCGACGCTTCGCGAACTCATCGCCTTCCACGTCGACTTCGCGCTCGGCGACGCCGACGTCATCGCCGTGCAAGACCGCGAACTCGAGCAACTCGATCTCGCTGCCCGCCATGAGGTGCGACTGCTCCAGCGTCAGTACGTCGAGCACTGGGTCGACGTACTCTCACGACTCCGGCCCGATCGGGCCGAGACGGAGCTCAGGATCCGGGCACACGCCGCCTTCGGACTCCTGAACTCCACTCCGCACA encodes:
- a CDS encoding TetR/AcrR family transcriptional regulator, whose amino-acid sequence is MATTPSTAEIAVGARVPVDDDAATATDRSRQKADRRQAILTSAATLFAQRGYAGVTIEDLGAAVGVSGPAVYRHFPGKAAVLAAILEGASRALLDGAERVIGAASDPNSTLRELIAFHVDFALGDADVIAVQDRELEQLDLAARHEVRLLQRQYVEHWVDVLSRLRPDRAETELRIRAHAAFGLLNSTPHSARIPGRRPADGTIRGILEEMTWASLMS